One genomic segment of Helicobacter pylori NQ4053 includes these proteins:
- a CDS encoding amino acid ABC transporter permease yields MALDWDFMFHSIPAFFKGLELTLYISFFGILLSLLVGFLCAIVLYFKTRFLSPIVYIYGEIARNTPLLIQLFFLYYGLNEIGLSALECAILALGFLGGGYMSQSFLLGFKSLASIQRESALSLGFGPLKMMYYIILPQSLSVSMPSIGANVIFLLKETSVVGAIALTDIMFVAKDFIGIYYKTTESLLMLSLTYLIALLPLSALFVILERSFKKKVA; encoded by the coding sequence ATGGCATTAGATTGGGATTTTATGTTTCACTCCATCCCTGCGTTTTTTAAGGGATTAGAACTCACGCTTTATATTTCTTTTTTTGGGATTTTGCTCTCTCTTTTGGTGGGGTTTTTGTGCGCGATCGTTTTGTATTTTAAAACGCGCTTTCTCTCTCCTATTGTCTATATCTATGGCGAAATCGCTAGGAACACGCCCCTACTCATCCAGCTTTTCTTTTTGTATTATGGGTTGAATGAAATCGGTTTGAGCGCTTTAGAGTGCGCGATTTTAGCGTTAGGGTTTTTGGGTGGGGGGTATATGAGTCAAAGTTTTTTGCTTGGGTTTAAGAGCTTGGCTTCCATTCAAAGAGAAAGCGCTTTGAGTTTAGGGTTTGGCCCTTTGAAAATGATGTATTATATTATTCTGCCTCAAAGCTTAAGCGTTTCCATGCCTTCCATAGGGGCAAATGTGATTTTTTTACTCAAAGAAACTTCGGTGGTGGGCGCGATAGCCCTAACCGATATTATGTTTGTGGCGAAAGATTTTATTGGCATTTATTACAAAACGACTGAAAGCCTGTTGATGTTAAGCCTCACTTATTTGATCGCTTTGCTCCCTTTGAGCGCTTTGTTTGTGATCTTAGAGCGTTCTTTTAAAAAGAAAGTGGCTTAA
- a CDS encoding ABC transporter permease subunit (The N-terminal region of this protein, as described by TIGR01726, is a three transmembrane segment that identifies a subfamily of ABC transporter permease subunits, which specificities that include histidine, arginine, glutamine, glutamate, L-cystine (sic), the opines (in Agrobacterium) octopine and nopaline, etc.) → MGVLLELDNLKRLLEGFETTLLIALSSAMISIVVGILLGSLMAFGSKIMVLACRVYLESIRIIPLLAWLFIVYFGLASWFDLHISAVLASVIVFSLWGGAEMMDLTRGVLTSVSKHQVESALALGLDSKKVIFNIIFPQSFLSLLPSSLNLFTRMIKTTVLVSLIGAIDLLKVGQQIIELNLLRMPNASFVVYGVILMFYFSLCYSLSLYSSYLEKKFQYIRG, encoded by the coding sequence ATGGGAGTTTTGTTAGAATTAGACAATCTTAAGCGTTTGTTAGAAGGGTTTGAAACCACTCTTTTAATCGCTCTTAGCTCTGCAATGATTTCAATCGTTGTTGGAATACTTTTGGGGAGTTTGATGGCGTTTGGTTCTAAAATAATGGTTTTAGCGTGTCGTGTGTATTTAGAAAGCATTCGCATCATCCCGCTTTTAGCATGGCTTTTTATCGTGTATTTTGGGTTAGCGAGCTGGTTTGATTTGCATATTAGTGCGGTTTTAGCGAGCGTTATTGTTTTTAGCTTGTGGGGGGGTGCTGAAATGATGGATTTGACTAGAGGGGTTTTAACTTCCGTGAGCAAACACCAAGTAGAAAGCGCTCTGGCTTTAGGCTTAGATTCAAAAAAGGTGATTTTTAATATTATTTTCCCCCAAAGCTTTTTGTCTTTATTGCCCTCAAGCCTTAATTTATTCACGCGCATGATTAAAACCACGGTCTTAGTCTCTCTCATTGGAGCGATTGATTTGTTAAAAGTGGGCCAGCAAATCATAGAGCTTAACCTCTTACGCATGCCTAATGCGAGCTTTGTGGTTTATGGCGTTATCTTAATGTTTTATTTTAGTTTATGCTATAGTTTGAGCCTGTATAGTTCCTATTTAGAAAAAAAATTCCAATACATTAGAGGGTAA
- a CDS encoding amino acid ABC transporter ATP-binding protein: protein MSAILETKGLKKTYQNHLVLDGINFTLNKGEVAVILGPSGCGKSTFLKCLNGLEKIDGGEILFENTNLNTPTTNWNQMRQKIGMVFQNYELFPHLNVLDNILLAPLKVQKRSKDEVISQAVELLKRVGLEHKQQAYPKELSGGQKQRVAIVRSLCMRPKIMLFDEVTASLDPEMVKEVLEVILELATTGMSMVIVTHEMKFAQKIASKVVFFDSGKIAEENSAKEFFNHPKSQRAQKFLETFHFLGSC, encoded by the coding sequence ATGAGCGCGATTTTAGAAACCAAAGGGTTAAAAAAAACCTATCAAAACCATTTGGTTTTAGACGGCATCAATTTCACTTTGAATAAGGGTGAAGTGGCAGTGATTTTAGGGCCTAGCGGGTGCGGGAAAAGCACTTTTTTAAAATGTTTGAACGGGCTTGAAAAGATTGATGGAGGTGAAATTCTTTTTGAAAACACTAACCTTAATACGCCAACCACTAATTGGAATCAAATGCGCCAAAAAATAGGCATGGTGTTTCAAAATTATGAATTGTTCCCGCATTTAAATGTGCTGGATAATATCTTACTCGCTCCTTTAAAAGTGCAAAAACGATCCAAAGATGAGGTCATTTCTCAAGCCGTAGAGCTTTTAAAGCGAGTGGGTTTGGAGCATAAACAACAAGCTTACCCTAAAGAATTGAGCGGTGGGCAAAAACAACGAGTAGCCATCGTGCGTTCTTTATGCATGCGGCCAAAAATCATGCTTTTTGATGAAGTAACCGCCTCATTAGACCCTGAAATGGTTAAAGAAGTTTTAGAAGTGATTTTAGAATTAGCCACAACGGGCATGAGCATGGTGATTGTAACGCATGAAATGAAATTCGCCCAAAAAATCGCTAGCAAAGTCGTGTTTTTTGATAGCGGTAAAATCGCTGAAGAAAACAGCGCTAAAGAATTTTTTAACCACCCGAAATCTCAAAGAGCGCAAAAATTTTTAGAAACTTTCCATTTTTTAGGGAGCTGTTAA
- a CDS encoding transporter substrate-binding domain-containing protein, protein MKTNGLFKMWGLFLVLIALVFNACSDSHKEKKDALEVIKQRGVLKVGVFSDKPPFGSVDSKGKYQGYDVVIAKRMALDLLGDENKIEFIPVEASARVEFLKANKVDIIMANFTRTKEREKAVDFAKPYMKVALGVISKDGVIKNIEELKDKELIVNKGTTADFYFTKNYPNIKLLKFEQNTETFLALLNNKATALAHDNTLLLAWAKQHPEFKLGITSLGDKDVIAPAIKKGNPKLLEWLNNEIDSLISSDFLKEAYKETLEPVYGDEIKPEEIIFE, encoded by the coding sequence ATGAAAACGAACGGGCTTTTTAAAATGTGGGGGCTATTTTTAGTTTTAATCGCTTTAGTCTTTAATGCATGCTCTGATAGCCATAAAGAAAAGAAAGACGCTTTAGAAGTCATTAAACAAAGAGGGGTTTTAAAAGTGGGGGTTTTTAGCGATAAGCCTCCTTTTGGATCTGTGGATTCTAAAGGGAAATATCAAGGCTATGATGTAGTCATCGCTAAACGCATGGCCCTTGATTTATTGGGCGATGAAAATAAGATTGAGTTTATTCCTGTAGAAGCTTCAGCTAGGGTGGAATTTTTAAAAGCCAATAAAGTGGATATTATCATGGCTAATTTCACGCGCACTAAAGAAAGAGAAAAAGCCGTGGATTTCGCTAAGCCGTATATGAAAGTCGCTTTGGGGGTGATTTCTAAAGATGGGGTCATTAAAAATATAGAAGAGTTGAAGGATAAAGAGTTGATTGTGAATAAAGGCACGACAGCGGATTTTTATTTCACTAAAAATTACCCCAACATCAAACTTTTGAAATTTGAGCAAAACACAGAGACTTTTTTAGCCCTTTTAAACAATAAGGCTACCGCTCTAGCCCATGACAACACTTTGTTGCTCGCTTGGGCGAAACAGCACCCTGAGTTTAAATTAGGCATTACAAGCCTTGGCGATAAGGATGTGATCGCTCCAGCGATTAAAAAAGGCAACCCTAAGCTTTTAGAATGGTTGAATAACGAAATTGATTCCCTCATTTCTAGCGACTTTTTAAAAGAAGCTTACAAGGAAACTTTAGAGCCTGTTTATGGCGATGAAATCAAACCGGAAGAAATTATTTTTGAATGA
- a CDS encoding sugar MFS transporter: MQKTSNTLALGSLTALFFLMGFITVLNDILIPHLKPIFDLTYFEASLIQFCFFGAYFIMGGVFGNVISKIGYPFGVVLGFVITATGCALFYPAAHFGSYGFFLGALFVLASGIVCLQTAGNPFVTLLSKGKEARNLVLVQAFNSLGTTLGPIFGSLLIFSTTKMGDNASLIDKLADAKSVQMPYLGLAVFSLILALVMYLLKLPDVEKEMPKETTQKSLFSHKHFVFGALGIFFYVGGEVAIGSFLVLSFEKLLNLDPQSSAHYLVYYWGGAMVGRFLGSVLMNKIAPNKYLAFNALSSIVLIALAILIGGKIALFALTFVGFFNSIMFPTIFSLATLNLGHLTSKASGVISMAIVGGALIPPIQGAVTDMLTATESNLLYAYGVPLLCYFYILFFALKGYKQEENS, from the coding sequence ATGCAAAAAACTTCTAACACTCTGGCGCTGGGGAGTTTGACAGCGCTATTCTTTCTAATGGGTTTTATCACGGTTTTAAACGACATTTTGATCCCACACTTAAAGCCCATTTTTGACTTGACCTATTTTGAAGCTTCGCTCATTCAATTTTGCTTTTTTGGGGCGTATTTTATCATGGGGGGAGTCTTTGGGAACGTGATCAGTAAAATCGGCTACCCTTTTGGCGTGGTGCTTGGTTTTGTGATCACAGCGACGGGGTGTGCGTTGTTTTATCCGGCGGCGCATTTTGGCTCTTATGGGTTTTTTTTAGGAGCGTTGTTTGTTTTAGCGAGCGGGATCGTGTGCTTGCAAACCGCCGGCAATCCTTTTGTAACCTTGCTTTCTAAAGGTAAAGAAGCCAGAAACCTGGTTTTAGTCCAGGCGTTCAATTCGCTTGGCACGACTTTAGGGCCTATTTTTGGGAGCTTGTTGATTTTTAGCACGACTAAAATGGGCGATAATGCAAGTTTGATAGACAAATTAGCGGACGCTAAAAGCGTTCAAATGCCTTATTTGGGCTTGGCGGTGTTTTCGCTCATTTTAGCGCTTGTGATGTATCTTTTGAAATTGCCTGATGTGGAAAAAGAAATGCCTAAAGAAACGACTCAAAAAAGCCTGTTTTCGCACAAACACTTTGTTTTTGGGGCTTTGGGGATCTTTTTTTATGTGGGGGGAGAAGTGGCGATTGGCTCATTCTTGGTGCTAAGCTTTGAAAAGCTTTTGAATTTAGACCCTCAATCAAGCGCGCATTACTTGGTGTATTATTGGGGCGGCGCGATGGTGGGCCGTTTCTTAGGCAGTGTTTTGATGAATAAAATTGCCCCTAATAAATACCTGGCTTTCAACGCCTTAAGCTCTATTGTTCTCATTGCTTTAGCCATTCTTATTGGAGGCAAGATCGCTCTATTCGCTCTGACTTTTGTGGGCTTTTTCAACTCTATCATGTTCCCTACCATCTTTTCTTTGGCTACGCTCAATTTAGGGCATCTCACTTCTAAGGCTTCTGGAGTGATTAGCATGGCGATTGTGGGAGGAGCGTTAATCCCCCCCATTCAAGGTGCGGTTACAGACATGCTAACAGCAACCGAATCAAATTTGCTCTACGCTTATGGTGTGCCGTTATTGTGCTATTTTTATATTCTCTTCTTTGCGCTTAAAGGGTATAAGCAAGAAGAAAACTCCTAA